TCTCATGCACTCAGGTTAAAAATTCactatactaaaccagaaccgcaaaaacaggttcaccaaccgcattctggttcaaacatcataagtcaggctacctaagtccaaatcaagtgattctaaagccatccaaaagataagatacaaggctaaaatttttcagaagacataaacaaccaaatcagaagcattcccaatcaaattagccaatcacagacgcaattatcaaattcgggtagaaacaaggcagcaggggtaatttagtcttttcataagctacgttactccgattgacctgaaattttgtagacatctctaaaatatcattccctacaacttttatgttttaacccaaggctaattcggcctctaactatgaggtactgtgccgggcagaatgtaaaataatgaaaccctaactttccaaatttctttccaaagcagaaatttcctgcaattaaccacttttcccaccttctagcttccttaaatatcatttccaatcatcatacatgaccacataataataatcataggaaaacagaaaaatcaccaataattataaaacttcaccaattcaaccaaaatcaagatataatctataaaattacattttaacctaccacaaatcatgaattaaacatcattagatggaggagaggggttccttcactactcaccttaacaacccaagaaaagaagcaacttggcaccttaatcttccaaaccacttcacaaccaagcttaacttcactaaactaagaggttttatggagaaatttgaaaattaaatggtttaattgagagattaggcAAGATTAGAGGTAAGATTATGgagagtttcttttcttttctccttgtgagaaggtcggccaacaagaaagaaataagaagagattttgggtcaattttgttatatggtaaaggtaaagtaaaatggtcaaagtccatgaCCAATAGAAAAGTGCCACCTAGCACCCTTTTTGttcatggttatccttttgtctcttcaACAATAATCCATTtaaggtaacctctaattatctcttagtacCTGCTAAATTAAAtccggtatacacaacttaacctaattggccgaattttaccgaactttccgcactagcgggtcccacgtccaatatacactcttattttctcaaaaactaatcgatactaggaaaatcatctaaaaactatattaactcataaaaattatttggaaaatgttcctactaaagaaaatgcagaaagcatgccagtaaataaaataaaacccaaaaaatgagaaaattacggggtcTCACATAAAAGACTTGTTCAACATGTTCTGGAAGGACATACAACTAGTCTTCATACCATTGTCTTGATGAATTGATTCTTGTGATACCCCAATCTTTGTCCACTTGATTTCCAAAATTGTCATCTGTCTTCCATCAATCACACTTGAATAAAAGAATCTTTTTGTTTCCGAGCCAGCATCTTACTTCAATAACTTCTtttatcacatcataaaaataaATCATATTGTCATCATGCTCACCTCTCACTACAACATCATTGTCTTGAGTTCTCCATTGCCTTTCACGATCTTTTGGTGAGAAACCTATACCTATTAACAATGCAACCATTATATGTGCTAACTCTATGATCTTGTTGGGAAAGAGCTACCAATCTAGGCACACAATATTAGAATTAACTCAAGATAAATTGCTCTTTTCCTAAGTACCAGTTAAAATGGGAACAAATCAAATGACCAAACAACAATatcaatagtaataataatatgtAGGAAAAAAAAGGCACATGACACCAAGATTTTTAACATGGAAAACctaaatttggaaaaatcacAGGACCTAGTCTAATAAATAATCTCCACTATCACAATAATCGAAAAATATAGGTCTACCCAAAATATTCGAATGACAACAATATCACTAATATCAACAAAGTAAAATAGCTACAAATTCATCTCCCAAATTATAACTGTCAAAGAAGTGGATTTGGAAGGGTTTTACCAAACGaaaagaaaatccaaaatcTGAACCAGTATATGGGTAGAGTTCGACGAGAGAATTGCGTGGTTAAAATTTTGTCTCAAATAGATTTCAAATCACCCTCCAATCAAGACCTTCAAGTTTTTCTCTCTAGCTTCTTTTCTCCCAATtcactcttttctctctcttcatttTTCTCTCTTAGAAGGAAAAGTGGCGgctgaaacttttttttattcctCGATTGTTGATTTCTCAAGTCACAAGACTTGGTTTCACTActttatttggtcaaaattgaccaaactcATTAACATGTGGACTTGTTATGATTGGTCCACCAAATGGTTTGGACCCGTAAgcccaacaatctccccctccaACTCATTTGAGGGGCTCCACCAAATCTGTTTCCTGTCTACTAAGCAAGAGTTTTTCCTTAGGCAATGCTTTGATCAGCATGTTAGCACCATTATTATTAGTGTGAACTTTCTCAAATGTCAACAACTTGGAATCCAATACATCCCGAACCCAATGATACCTCACATCAATGTGTTTGGATCGAGAGTGAAATATAGAATTCTTACAAAATTGAATGGCACTCTGAATATCACAGTGATGGAGAAAGATTAATCAAATCAACTACAGTCCTCATTGGCTCACCCCAAAAGGATTTTGGTAGTTTATCATTGGAAAGCATACCTCTAACCTGCTCAATGATGGATCTATTTATCTTTTCTGCTACTCCATTCTCTTGAGGAGTTTTGGGTACTTTCTTTTCTAATTTAATCTCATGGGACTTGCAGTAGCTTTCAAATGATCCCCTGTACTCACCACCATTGTTAGCACGAACACACTTTAACTGCTTGCCAATCTCCCTCTCAACTTTGTTATGAAATCTTTAAACATATCCAAAACCTAATCTTTAGATTTCCaaacaaaacaccaaactttTCTAGCAAAGTTTTcaataaaagttacaaaataaACAGCACCACCAAGAGACCTATCTTTCATATAGCAGACATCAATGTGCACCAACTCTAGCGGATTCAATTTTCTGCAtggagaaaaattttgaaatgcaaGTCTATGTTGTTTCCCATAAATGTAATCAACACAAGATTTAAGTGTATTACCTCTAACTTCAGGTAGGAACTGCTTGCGACCAAGTGTCTAAATCCCCTTTTCACTCATATTCCCAAGTCGTTTATGCTAAAGATCAATGGAGGAATCATGAACTGCATTCACTTCTCCATTCCCTAACTTGACTTAGCAACAATGAGATTTCCTTTGTTGAACTTCCATTGGCCTCTATCTTGCGAGCTATGGTAGCCTTCATCATCAACCTTTCCTGTAGAAATAAGATTAAGGTGAATATCAGGAACATATCGAGCATTTTTCAAAACTAGTTGGCACCGCACCCGGTATCTGTATCCAAATATATGTCTCTCATGTCAATAACTTTGCACGAGACCTCATTTTTTTATTCTAACATAGCCAAAGTCTCCATTGGTATAGGTTGAGAAGAAATGTCTGTAAAGGGTAACATGGTAGGATGCACTTCAATGAACTATCCAATCACTATCATGACAGGTAACATTTACATGACCATCATCATAGAATACATGAGCTGTCACAACTGCTATAGTCTCTtcatcatctttttcttttgccttgcctttcctctttttcttagCTTGTTCCCATTTTAAGATTCTGCACTCTTTCTTATAATGCCCCTTCTTTTTGCAATAAAAGTATGCATAATTTTTTCATGACTCAAACTTGCCTTCGGATTTGTCATTCTTGTTGTGGGTCCTCTGCTTTTACTtctcccctttcttttttttcttttctatcacTAGGGCCTAGAATTCATTCACAATTTCTTGTGCCTTCCTCCTGAGTTCTTCATTCATCACAGCATCTTTTGTTATATCCATGGTCAACACACCATTCGGAACTGAATTACTAATCAAAATCACCATTGTCTCCCAACTATCCAGCAGTGAGCTGAATAATAGCAAAGTCTGCACCTCATCATCCAAGTTCAGATTCAACATAGCTACTTGGCTTATCAAACCCTAAAAATTACTTAGATGCTCAGTCATATCTGCCCTATGTTTGTATCTCATCCAAGTAATCTACTTTAGACAAAAAGCTTTATATAAACCGGTCTTTCTTTCATACATACTTTCTAAATTTTTTCACAATACATCAGCTCTAATTTCATTAGCAAAGTATTAGAAAATACTCCAACCAATCAATTTTCTAATATTACCAACAGTTTTTCTGTGCATGGCACCCCACTTTTCATTACTTGGTCTACCCTTATCTCCTAGAATAGGATCAAACAAATCTCTACAATATAAATAGTCTTCCATTTTAGACTTCCAAATCGAATAATTAGTTGCATTCAATTTTATCATACAACAACTATCTGAATTATCCATTTTAACTAGTACAAATGAGCAGCCCAACCTtgttgctctgataccactttgtTGGAAAAGGGGTACCGGTGGAGATACATAATATCAAAGTTAACTCAGGACAAATTACTCTTTTCTCAAGTACTAGTTAAAATAGGAACAAATCAAATTACCAAACAACGATATCAACAGTAATAACAATATGCAGAAAAAATAAAGGCATAGAGCACAAAGATTTTTAATGTGAAAAACCCGATTTGAAAAAAATCACAGGATCTAGTCCAATACAAAATTTTCACTATCATAGTAATGGGAATACACAGGTCTATCTGAAATATTCGAATGACAACAATATCACAAATATCAACCAAGTAAAATAGTTACAAATTCATCTCCCAAATTATCAACCAAgtaaaatagttcaaaaagtgGTTTTGGAAGGATGTTACCAAACGAAGAgaaaatccaaaatttgaactaaTAGATGGGTAGAGCTCAACGAGAGGATCATGTggttaaaatttcatttcaattgggTTTCAAATCACCCTCCAATCAAGACCTTGAAATTTTCTCTCTCCAGTTTCTTTTCTGCTAATtcactcttttctctctctttgtaTTTCTCTCTTAGAAGGAAAAGTGGCAGCTtaagctttttttttaattcctcgGTTGTTGATTTCTTAAGTCACAAGACTTGGTTTCCCTactttttttggtcaaaattgaccaaatgcATTAACATGTGGACTTGTTATGATTGGTCCAACATATGGGCTGAACTCGCAAGCCCAACAGATCTAAACCAAATACTAATACTCGGATTTCATCATGGCAGTGTTCAACACCATGTAGAACCTGGCCAAGGGCAAATTAACAAGTTATTTGCTATATTGAGAAAAAATAGTAAACtgaattttataaattaaaGTATACACGGTATTTGAACTAGGCTTCAAATTCTCTATCATGCCTTTGCTCAAATTATCAATACTCTCTGCCTCCAATTTTTGTTTGTGCCCACtatcacaaaagaaaaaggaataacCAAAAAGAGGTATAGGTCTCATATCAATATATGCAACACAGGTATGGACTTAAGGTTAGGATCTTACTTTATATAATTCTCAATCTCATCACAATTATTCAATAGAAACATGTGAATTTTTGTTAGCTTCGAGTTAGGTAGATAACCCCATTTTGGCCCTCCAAATGGACgatcatgaaaatattgatggtTGACCAGTGGTTTCCACTCTTTCATTATTGAGCTTAGGTCTGTTGAATATTGTCTGAACATTTTCTAGATACATAGAGCAAAATGTCAAGCATTCTTTGTACTATGTACTGCTCAGTAATACAACCCTCTGGTTGAGCCTTGTTTTCCACATAACTTTTCAATGTTTCCATATGCCTTCTTTCAAAAAAGAGAACACAAGAAACCAAGATCTTAATGTagtaattaaattatatattattaaaGTACAACATAAAAAAAGTTACACCATAATAAAAAATCCGAAAAACTCTTCTAGATTCTCTCTAGAAAACATCCTTAATAATGTCTTATTTATAATCTACCAGACTTGTTAGGAAGGAAACCACTTGCATAAGAAATTGCCAAATAAAACACAAATTCCTAAATTACACAACTACTAAAAATCTAACtccaataaaactaataaataaataaataaatacttcTAGGTTTGGTTTAGTTTGCCAACGTTACCTCCCTTAAACCAAACTTTCCATTAAGACAGGTCCAACACCATTTTGAGCAACAATCTCTATACAAATCTTTGTCGCAATATCGCTGAGATGCAACTCCATCTTGTTATGAATTATTAGCTTCATCTTTACACGTGGCATCAGATGCACTTTGTATTATGCAAACAATTTCTCAGCAATTTTTCCTTGGTTAAAGTACTCACTTATACAATTTCATTCATTACTAGAATCACCATACTTACCACCAATGTAAgtgtcaaaaaataaaaaatcatagaTTACTTTCTTGCCATAATTATCATCACCAAATAATTCAAAATAACCACTACCacaatcataaaaaattttcatactGTCAATCAACTCTTTTGGAGCAAAATATTTTTGAACTCTGATGAAATTCGTATCTATCAAATCAAAGATCTTTCCATCATCTTGAAGAGAGTTTGAACcaataaaatttttaacaatTGTTTTTTCTTCATATACCAAATCaggcttttctttttcctttatcaAATTATcacattatttttctttaataaattcaTCACTCCCAATATCTCTAAATAAGGTATgcaaatcaaaactatcaaCTGATTCAATATTTTCAATATCACTCATATCATCAAAAAATCTATCATTCTCAAAATCCACAAATCAATACCAACAACCAAACTTCAATTTGAAAGCATAATTTCTCTCAATTGTCTGCAAAACACAATAAATATCTTTCCAAAATCTCTAAGGTATTTAGTACGAAGAACAAAAAGTTTTGTAGATACTTCCTGCCCTTGTTTTACACATCACTTGAAAGAATAATTGTgtctttttcttgaaaacatgTTTTGGCAACTAACTTGCATCAACCCAACAAAGAATATTATCCAAATTACattgtttgaaatatttgttCACTGTTAAAATCCAGCCAAAGTATGTATGTCAATTTGTGCTTATAGGATtcaatatgaaaaatttttcaccATCAATCACATTTCTATAATATTTTACCGTTATATAATAATTCATATACCTGAATAaatttttctctcccttttgtCAAGTTTCCTGGCCTCCCTGATTGATTGACCAATTAAATCCTTCAAGTTGACAATTTGTAGCAATCAACAAATTTGACAGGATTCCTTTCCAATCTCTGTCATCACACTTGCAACAATCTAACAATTTTTGGACCAATCTTACGGTTGAATTATTCACCAACTACACCAAACTTTATGGTCTAACTCGATTAACTGAATATTTTTTGGCAACATTGTGTCCTAATTCTCTGACAGCGGAAATGCCCAGGACTAACGTCGTAGTCTGGCACTTCATACCAATTGTAAAATCCAAATTTTATGGTTTTAATAATAATCACTGTGTGCAGGGTTACAGAATTGAAAGGATAAAACAAACATTCAAAATATATGTAGACGAGAAGAAAATAATAAACTCAACTCACAATATTATTGAAATCTCAAATAATGAAGAAAGTCACACCATAATAGAAAATCTAAAAACTCTTCTATACTCTTTGGGCTCTACAATAGTCACTGCATGCAGGATAATAGAATTAAAAGGATAAAACAAACACTCAAAATATATAtgggaaagaagaaaataataaacTCAATTCACAATattattaaaatttcaaataatgaaAAAAGTCACACCACAATAGAAAATCTGAAAAACTCTTCTAGACTCTCTCTAGAAAATACCTTAAATAGTGTTCTATTTATAATCTACTAGACTTGTTAGGACTTGCATaggaaattatcaaataaaatacaaatttctAAATTACACAACTACTAAAACTCTAACtccaataaaactaataaataaatatttctaGACTTGGTTTAGTTTGCCAACATTTCCTAAACCTCTCTTCCCTATTTATATgctaaaattgtgaaaatagtGATATATCGTTTCTTTGGTTTAAATCTCTGCCCCTGAATGCATCTTGAAATTTCAATCTATGACTGGTTTTGAATTATTTTagatttctacaaaattttggcCTGATTATTTCTGAAAAAATATATTCAATCTTTGTTATGCCCAAAATCTGTTTGATAAAATGtaacaaaaaatatattcaaTCATCATTATGCCCAAAATCTATATGAAATTCTTACAAAATATATTCAATCTTTATGAAAGAGGAGTTTGGGCTCTTCAATTGTTTTTTAGCTAAAGGGAGGAACTCCGGCCTGTCCAACGCCATCCACAGCCCGTGAGTTCAGCAGTCAAGTGAGAGAGATTTGAccaagttttggatttggatttttcATTTTGCTTTTGCTGTTCTTCTCTTACTTTATGTGAATTTTAGTGTGGGTGCTGTGTGCTGGCTGGAAATGCAGTTTTCGTTCCCAACGAATTCCCTGTGAAGAAGAAAATGTCCCATCCAAGCAATCCATTGAGGCTCACTTCGCTTGGAGAAGATGACATATTTATGGAATTGTACCATAAGTccctcatttttctcttttttggtaATTAACCATTGGGTTTTAGGTTTTGTTATTTGACCCCAGAATTTTATTATAGGTGTTTTCAGTTAGGTCCTTAGCCATTATCTAGTTAACTTTTAGCTTAATTAGAATTTAGGTAGGTTCttgtatttttattcttttgtcctcttcctttattttcttttatttttcacctTAATTACTTATATTATCATGCAATGTGTTCAAGTAGGTCAAAAGTACATTATTCATTGGCTTTTCCAATGAAAGTCTGggaatttattattttactttatttcaCTTTTAAGTTTCAAGCATGTTTTTTTACATGTTTAGATGCTAATTAAATGCATGTTATTTGTCTACAATAGATTAATACATTTTCTgtctcaaaattaaaagaataaaattaaACTTGCAACCGATTTTATGAGGTGTAAAGGATGGTTGAAGGTAAAACCTCAACCTTCCCTCCTCACAAATGTAGCTCTTCATTTTTCTAATTTCCAAAGACTTAGAGTTTTCTAATTAAAggattttaattttcaaaataaaaattacttttttataGGTGAAACGATACGCATAAATTCAACTCAATATTGAATGGTGtcttcaaatttttcaaaaatcctttTCCTAGAcccttttttatgtttttacaCCACATTACTACTTGTTTACATTTTGCACTATCTAAATTTGTTTACACCATACCTCCACTTATTTACAAATAAGGTGTATTTCTTGGATTTTTGaccaaatattgtattaattggTAGGTTCTACTCATGTGTGATAAATGGTGCTTATTGTAGGAATGTGGAGTAAAAAGAGGTTAAAGGGCGATTTTCTAGAAGGCCTATGCACAGTTTAGTGTGGGAGCATTTAAGTTCTACTTTCAAGTCCAAAAAGCTAGGGATTTTCCTGCACATAGAAGTTTCCTAATTCAAGTCGAATTCCTGAACGGACGATTTGCTGAAGATTGGGTGGATTTCTTCCCGTATTAGATAGAGTATTCAATTAGTAAATAATAGACATTATCTTTTAAGGATTTCCTTTTCCAATTAGGAAGTATATCTTATCTCAATAGCAATAAATTAGGAGATTTGTGAGGAATAAGGGCGGCCGGCTATTGATTCTTTACTTCCAAGCAAGAAACAAAtatctatctttcttttcttttgtgagaGGGACGAGATGGCTTTGTAATACTCCATCTTCTGCATTGGAAGTTTTCTACATGATCAacaactaattttcttttccaatcaaaagtcAACTTGAAGATACGGTTCCAAACATCTGTGTGATCAAATTGATTtataattgtttcttttaattaattgataTTCATATGTTttctaatttaatttcttatgattgttttgttgtttgaatGCCAAGGGGCCTGAAATTCTAAATAACCTAATAATTGACTACCATATTAACTAGTTAAATCCATCATTGTTTGATTAGTTAATACTAATGGTAACTAGCATGATTAGTTTCATGTTAGAGAAACATATGATCTAAATTAGACAAACTCTtatagcgtgtttgttggttcgGGTTGGGATTTTCTAGTTTATAATGcaataaaaaaagtaaattcTATGGTTGTACTTAGGATTATTTTTTGGTTAAGAAAATAGTTAATGGTTGTATTGTGCCTATCAATAAAGTAAGGAAAAGTTAGCTGTGAGAGTTTGTTGATGattataactaatctattaatgagtaattgaactATTTTtacatcgatgatcagttgtgTGAACCATATCTAAAAAGTTGTACCTTTGGCTAGAATCTTGtttattattgatttaattCCTATTTCTTTCCATGAATTGCTTttataattagttaattagctatttttaatttttttaaaaatccccTCATAATTATTACtctaaataaaagaaaatttctctTTAATCCCTAGGGGTGTGCAAAgtcgaaaaatttcgatttcgagACTGATTTCGAATTGAATTCAGAATTTTGAATTCGAATTTCGGTAATTCGGAACTGAAATCGGTATTTCCGATTTCGAATTAGTTGAAATCGGGTCGaatttgaaaatatattttttgaaattggaATTACTGAATTCAAACTGGGGAATTCGAAATCAAAAATGGTATTTCGATTTTgaataataatatttatatataatataatagtttttatttttcaacaatacatatataatatatattatataacatAATAAGTTAATAACGATATATCTAAtaattgaaattgcaaaaaccctaatctgtTAACACTTTTGTATTCTTCAGCCGCCTCTTCCTCATCGTCTCTCATCTTCCTTCCTgtaccaccaccacctccaccacctgACTCTATCTCACCTTCAAGCCATCTTCACGCCCTCCTCCGCCTTCCTCCGCCACCATCGTCTCTCACCTTCAAGCCCGACAGACATCTTTATGCCATCTTCACTCTTCATCTTCAAGCCATCGTTAGCCTTCATCTTCAAGCCTGGAGTGAGGGGAATATTGTCGGACCTGACGTGTGATAGTGATGGGAAGGTCGACAAGTTTATTGGAGGTGAGTCAAGCTTGCCCCCCCATGAATTGCAAGGCATTGGTGGTAGTGGTGGGGGATACAATTTGGAAATGTTCTTAGGTGGGGCTTATGAGGAGGCGCTTGGAGGATTCCATAACCTGTTTGGCGGCCCTAGCGTCGTACGTGTGTCCCAGAGTGATGGCCCTCACAGCTTTGCTATGACGTGTGCCGTCCCTGGAGTGGCATGCAGGGATGTTCTCCGGGTGATGTAGTTGGACAAATTGAGGTACGCGTCCCCTTTTTGTTTCTACATCAAACTCTTCcgccccttttttttcttttctgggtTGCTGGAGCTTGGAGGTGTCGACTATGTAGGAATCACCAAGGTTGTAATTAGAAAACAAACAATTCAAGCAAGGATAGTGGTACTGCTGTTTGAATGTTGGGCTGACATCATAGTAATCTTGATAGTTTTCAGATAGACGGCAACAATTAGTGGAAGATGCATCTGTTGTTTCATAGGGACTGGATGTTTCATGTTTGTGGATGGTATACTTATGCAAATAGGGACAAATATGCCTGTGGTGAGCAGAAGAGGTTTTTTCGTTTTTTAacaaaagaggggaaaaaaggGAATTTGGTGGATTTCGGAATCCAccgaattccgaattcaattcggtaaCGAATTCGAAATCAGAATTGACCATTTCGAAATCGAATTCAGTCGGAAAAAATtaaattccgatttcaaattTCTGATTTACTGATTTTGATTTCGATGCACAGCCCTATTAATCCCTGTGAAGACGTCCCTAGTTTCtactatatacaaaattaatatttttttgagtAGGACTTCTATTATTGAACAGATTCGACATCTACAATTTGTGGCGCCGTTGCTTGGGATTGGTGTTAGTTTATTTGTTTCTATTtaagttcattttattttattttctaatattttttctattttatgccTCGTTCTTCTCGTACAGATGAATTAATCTTTGATCCTGCAATTGAGAAGATAGTGCATAGGCTACGAAAAGAGACTAGAAAACACAAATAGGAGCAATCGTTTACTGAATCCCCAAGGTTTAATTTGGCGATTGAGTTGGTGAATTCTTGAAGTGATTACTTGAGTGATTTAGAAGGAGAAGCAATCACCATGACCAATAATTGGACACTGAAGGAGTTGGCTGCTCTTGGCTTAAATTACAGCCAATATGTATCACTTTTCCAAATTTAGATGAAAATACTTCTTTTGAGTTAAAAGTTGACTTAATTCACCTCTTACCTTCTTTTCATGGTCTTCCAAATGAGAAGCCCCACAAACACTTGCAAGATTTTGAAGTAGTATGTTCAAGTATGAATCCTCTTAGAGTTATTGAAGAACAGATAAAGATGAGGGCATTTCCCTTCTCCCTCAAGGATTTTGCAAAATACTGGTTGTACTATTTGCCCGCTGGAAGTATCACAACCTGGACGGAGTTGAAGAAGAATTTTTTAGCAAAGTATTTCCCTACCTCTCAGGCCACAAGTTTGAGAAAGGAGATATGCGGAATCTAACAACAATGTGGGGAATCCTTCTATGAGTACTGGGAATGATTCAATAAATTGTGCACCAGATGTCCACAATATCAGATAAGCGATCAATTGCTGATCCAATACTTTTAGAAAGGGCTTCATCTATCTAACCGAAACATCATTGACACTGCAAGTGGTGGAGCACTGGTGAATAAGACCCCAAGAGAGGCATGGGACTTGATCGAAAAAATGGCAAAATTTCATAATAATTTGGTTTTTGCAATAACATTCTTATTCGTACAGTGAATGAGTTAGATACTTCATCTATTCAATAGCAATTATCTGAAATCACCCCTTTTGTGCAACAATGGGATGTAGGGAATTCGCAACAAGCCAAGGTGTGTGGGGTTTACACAAATATAGGTCATTCTGTGGATATGTGTCCAATGTTTCAAGAGGAGGGTGTCGAATAAGTAAATATGGCTGGTAATGTGCACGTGCCACGCAGGCAATATGATCCATACTTCAATACCAATAATCCGGGTTGGAGGGATCATTTGAACCTTAGTTATGAAGGAAATAGGcaaccaaatttttttcaaaagtctCAATACCAACCAAATTCTCAAGTTCTCAACCTGTGTCTTTTAATTTAGGCAACTCTTTAAAAGATATTATTAAAACATTAGCCTCTAACACTTTACAATTTCAACAGGAGACGAGGTCAAGCATACATAATTTAGAAAATCAAGTGAGTCAATTGGCAACTATGGTAAATCACCTAGAAGCCAAAATGGACCAAAGGCTACCATCACAACCTGAGGTGAACCCCAAGAACGTGAGTGCTATGATCCTTAGGAGTGGCAAAGAGATAGATGGACC
This region of Coffea arabica cultivar ET-39 chromosome 3c, Coffea Arabica ET-39 HiFi, whole genome shotgun sequence genomic DNA includes:
- the LOC113735884 gene encoding arginine decarboxylase 1B, chloroplastic-like, which produces MPSSLFIFKPSLAFIFKPGVRGILSDLTCDSDGKVDKFIGGESSLPPHELQGIGGSGGGYNLEMFLGGAYEEALGGFHNLFGGPSVVRVSQSDGPHSFAMTCAVPGVACRDVLRVM